The following proteins are encoded in a genomic region of Candidatus Bathyarchaeota archaeon:
- a CDS encoding right-handed parallel beta-helix repeat-containing protein, whose protein sequence is MPYTISSSGNYRIVGTGTWTAGSGTALTIDADNVVVDGQNILISASILDNAVVEIAVDRSNVTLEKLNIQNGFNGIVANDASNITIVNSTLTRNYFGVYSERSSNLTILNSLINRNNLFGVYLVEANNFEANNLTLNNNIIVAFAASSSNFTFTNSTLNNNAGAMTISLSNFTITNSNLDGNSAGIITDESNYAIINSTMSGNNVGIYSTNSNYLLVQNSNITNTPYAAGIAADSSSNITIQNSNLTGNNHGLNVGDSNNIAIVNSTLSGNDYNGLYAENSGNFTIAGSILSGNGWDGVNATSSSNFTIMNSTMNNNYWCGVEVEDSGNFTIIDSVFNDNEQRSGVYSISSSFFTILNSTLNNNGWDGVTTYESSGNFTITTSTLNDNYDYGVFTDSSGNFTITNSNLNNNWCGLCLIDSGNFTVTNSTLNHNYDDGVYSENLGNFTIVNSIISDNDAFGFFLVDSNNLTITNTTINNNVFGGLTTIDSNITLCSSRLMNNNLVDYSAGAVAIEDTNANSNNIYVYGNIFENNAFTLSLSTDNTNNFNDQLFFFNNYINDTTYIHPDSTSTSTIDSILHFNTTIQPGVRVYGAGSMIGGNYWAYPDGTGPSQIGADADQDGFIDTPFDVFGNNTFFDYHPYSTENALHLVFIDGESQTLAANQLSTAIIIELHDSLGAVTTGFTVNLASNSTTGTFYSDAAGTNQIISLTVLPGSSQAIVYYKDTTVGTPEITITAEDATPISTQFTINPAAIDHLILSPSESAITAGNTQAFTATAYDAYDNTWDVTDVVVWSINSTAGGSWSNNIYTAEKTGNWIVTATVSSTVSTASLIVNTAPLDHLTISPVGATITAGDSQVYTVDSYDQYGNLIASNVAASFKVNGTDYSGNEINITVAGVYTIEATYNSKTVTATLTVTPAAVDHFAVSVPDSANVDSAFNITVTAKDAYGNTVVGFTGTANLTTSQGTISPAVSGSFVDGVWTGQVTLNTTGSIIINVSAGSNTGSSTVAINTPATPTPASTPASGDPLGTWVIVVIVVIIIGAAVIGIWRFVLKR, encoded by the coding sequence TTGCCGTATACAATTTCCAGTAGCGGTAACTATCGGATTGTTGGCACCGGCACTTGGACTGCAGGCAGTGGAACAGCATTAACCATAGACGCTGACAATGTGGTTGTTGATGGGCAAAATATACTGATATCCGCGTCAATACTTGATAATGCTGTGGTAGAAATTGCTGTTGACAGGTCAAATGTAACCTTAGAGAAACTCAACATACAAAATGGGTTCAATGGCATAGTAGCAAATGATGCCAGCAACATCACAATCGTAAATTCAACTCTAACCCGTAATTATTTTGGTGTGTACTCAGAACGTTCAAGTAATCTTACAATCCTTAACTCTCTGATAAACAGAAACAATCTATTTGGAGTATATCTTGTTGAAGCGAATAACTTTGAAGCCAATAATTTAACACTAAACAACAATATCATCGTAGCCTTCGCTGCTAGTTCAAGCAACTTTACATTCACAAATTCTACTCTAAACAACAACGCTGGAGCAATGACCATTAGTTTGAGCAATTTCACGATTACGAACTCAAACCTGGATGGCAATAGTGCAGGGATTATAACTGATGAGAGCAACTATGCAATCATAAATTCAACCATGAGTGGTAACAATGTGGGCATATACTCTACAAACTCAAACTATCTCTTGGTTCAGAATTCAAACATAACTAACACTCCTTATGCTGCTGGTATAGCCGCAGATTCTTCAAGTAACATTACAATCCAAAATTCGAACCTGACGGGTAATAACCATGGGTTAAATGTTGGGGATTCAAACAACATCGCAATCGTGAATTCAACCTTAAGCGGCAATGATTATAATGGCTTGTACGCTGAAAATTCAGGCAACTTTACAATTGCGGGTTCAATCCTAAGCGGCAACGGGTGGGATGGCGTGAATGCTACAAGTTCAAGCAACTTTACAATAATGAACTCAACCATGAACAATAATTATTGGTGCGGCGTGGAGGTTGAGGATTCAGGCAACTTCACAATTATAGATTCAGTCTTTAACGATAACGAGCAGCGAAGTGGCGTTTACAGTATAAGCTCAAGTTTCTTTACAATCCTGAACTCAACTTTAAACAATAATGGTTGGGACGGCGTGACCACCTATGAATCATCAGGTAACTTCACCATAACAACCTCGACCTTAAATGACAATTACGATTATGGTGTGTTCACTGATAGTTCAGGTAATTTTACAATAACAAACTCAAACCTGAACAACAATTGGTGTGGTTTGTGTTTAATTGATTCAGGTAACTTCACAGTTACCAACTCAACATTAAACCACAACTATGATGATGGTGTGTACTCAGAAAACTTGGGCAATTTTACAATTGTAAATTCAATAATAAGTGACAATGATGCTTTTGGATTTTTCTTAGTTGATTCAAATAACTTGACAATAACGAACACAACCATAAACAACAATGTCTTTGGTGGTTTAACCACGATTGATTCTAACATTACCCTATGTAGCAGTCGATTGATGAATAATAATTTGGTTGATTATTCTGCTGGGGCAGTAGCAATTGAAGATACTAACGCTAACTCAAATAACATCTATGTTTATGGCAACATTTTTGAAAACAACGCTTTCACCCTGAGCCTATCAACAGATAACACGAATAACTTTAATGACCAACTATTCTTCTTCAACAATTACATTAACGACACAACATACATTCACCCCGACAGCACCTCAACATCTACAATTGACAGTATCCTACACTTTAACACGACAATACAACCGGGTGTACGGGTTTATGGTGCTGGTAGCATGATTGGCGGTAACTATTGGGCATATCCAGACGGCACAGGACCCAGCCAGATTGGAGCAGACGCAGACCAAGACGGCTTTATCGACACCCCGTTTGATGTTTTTGGTAACAACACCTTCTTTGATTACCATCCTTACAGTACAGAAAACGCTTTGCATCTGGTTTTCATTGATGGTGAGAGCCAAACTTTAGCTGCAAACCAACTCTCAACAGCCATAATAATTGAACTACACGATTCTCTTGGCGCTGTCACCACAGGATTCACCGTAAACTTGGCATCAAACTCGACCACAGGCACATTCTATAGCGACGCAGCAGGCACAAACCAAATAATTAGTCTTACTGTTTTGCCGGGTTCAAGCCAAGCTATCGTCTACTACAAAGACACCACTGTCGGCACTCCAGAAATTACCATCACCGCTGAAGACGCAACACCAATATCAACCCAGTTCACGATAAATCCTGCAGCAATAGACCATCTGATTCTAAGTCCATCTGAGTCTGCAATCACTGCAGGAAACACTCAAGCCTTCACTGCAACCGCTTATGATGCGTACGACAACACCTGGGATGTTACGGACGTGGTAGTTTGGAGCATTAACAGTACTGCAGGCGGTTCATGGAGCAATAACATTTACACAGCAGAAAAAACTGGAAACTGGATAGTTACTGCAACAGTAAGTTCAACAGTTTCCACAGCCTCTTTAATTGTTAATACGGCACCTTTAGACCATCTTACAATTAGTCCAGTTGGTGCAACCATAACAGCCGGCGACTCACAAGTCTACACGGTTGATAGTTACGACCAATACGGCAACCTCATAGCATCTAATGTGGCTGCATCCTTCAAAGTGAACGGAACTGATTATTCTGGGAATGAAATAAACATAACAGTAGCCGGCGTCTACACAATTGAAGCAACATACAATAGCAAAACTGTTACGGCAACTCTCACCGTTACCCCCGCAGCAGTTGACCACTTCGCAGTCTCTGTACCAGACTCCGCAAATGTGGACTCCGCCTTCAATATCACAGTCACGGCAAAAGATGCCTACGGGAACACAGTTGTGGGCTTCACGGGAACAGCTAACCTGACCACGAGCCAAGGAACTATTAGCCCTGCTGTTTCAGGCTCGTTTGTTGACGGCGTCTGGACCGGACAGGTAACCCTGAACACTACTGGCTCAATAATAATCAATGTTTCCGCTGGCAGCAACACAGGAAGCAGCACAGTAGCAATCAACACTCCCGCAACACCAACACCTGCATCTACTCCTGCATCAGGCGATCCGCTGGGTACATGGGTAATAGTTGTTATCGTCGTAATCATCATAGGCGCCGCGGTTATTGGTATTTGGCGTTTTGTACTAAAACGATAG
- a CDS encoding dihydropteroate synthase-like protein yields the protein MKALLITGTLAQPIVEQYAKESNITTEILALKTQIAAFLTPQTIKNALQTHNLKDINIILTPGLMPEDTQTITDTFKIPTFKGPRYAADLPAILDSLNEVTLSTTVPADDILREKLQQKALQELERVEQNREELLKREGSLLIGGLAVSKALPMRVLAEIVDAPLLTDEEIARQAKEYVQNGANMVDIGMVAGKNSPEEAKRAVLAAKSAVDVPVSIDTLKPEETKAAIDAGVDLILSIDEGNMEELASYAKHVPVVIIPSNQRKGIFPRTVKARVQMLNRLIKKAQELGYEKIIGDLILEPTNIVESFSAFRAFAEKNPTTPLLIGVSNVTELFDADSVGINALLARLSSEVGVDILLVTEKSPKTRGTVSEICQAARMMFLAKKRGSVPRDLGLDLLILKDKNSREIPYDTALEGSSKVLVVKEQDLPFTVDPKGIFKIALDRQENLIVALHFKSFEAEKPSSIIKGKTAESVLGKILALELVSQFGHVAYLGRELGLAEVALITGKEYLQDGGLFRACGS from the coding sequence TTGAAAGCACTCCTAATCACAGGCACCCTTGCACAACCCATCGTAGAACAATACGCAAAAGAAAGCAACATAACCACAGAAATTTTAGCCCTAAAAACCCAAATCGCCGCATTCCTAACCCCCCAAACCATAAAAAACGCACTCCAAACACACAACCTCAAAGACATCAACATCATCCTAACCCCAGGACTAATGCCAGAAGACACCCAAACCATCACCGACACCTTCAAAATCCCCACCTTCAAAGGACCACGATACGCCGCAGACCTACCAGCCATTTTAGACTCTCTAAACGAAGTCACACTCTCCACAACCGTGCCCGCTGACGATATTTTACGGGAAAAACTGCAGCAAAAAGCCCTGCAGGAGTTGGAGCGTGTGGAACAAAATCGTGAGGAACTTCTCAAGCGTGAGGGCAGTTTACTGATTGGGGGTTTGGCGGTGAGTAAAGCTTTGCCCATGCGGGTACTGGCTGAAATCGTCGATGCACCGCTTTTAACAGATGAAGAGATTGCTAGGCAGGCTAAAGAGTATGTGCAAAATGGAGCAAACATGGTTGATATTGGGATGGTCGCAGGGAAAAACAGCCCCGAGGAGGCAAAGCGGGCTGTTTTGGCTGCTAAATCCGCGGTTGATGTGCCTGTTAGCATTGATACTCTAAAACCAGAGGAAACCAAAGCCGCCATTGATGCAGGTGTGGACTTAATTTTGAGCATTGATGAGGGCAACATGGAAGAATTGGCGTCTTACGCAAAACATGTACCAGTAGTCATCATTCCCTCCAACCAGCGCAAAGGCATCTTCCCCCGAACAGTAAAAGCCCGAGTGCAAATGCTTAATCGCTTAATCAAAAAAGCCCAAGAGTTAGGCTATGAAAAAATCATCGGTGACTTAATTTTGGAACCCACCAACATAGTAGAGTCCTTTTCAGCTTTCCGAGCTTTTGCAGAAAAAAACCCTACGACACCTCTGCTAATTGGTGTCTCAAATGTCACTGAGCTTTTCGATGCAGACTCTGTAGGCATTAACGCATTGCTTGCACGTTTATCCAGCGAGGTAGGAGTGGATATTTTGCTGGTAACGGAGAAAAGCCCTAAAACAAGAGGAACCGTAAGTGAAATCTGTCAAGCCGCTCGTATGATGTTTTTAGCAAAGAAGCGGGGCAGTGTGCCGCGGGATTTGGGGTTAGACTTGCTTATTTTGAAGGATAAAAATTCGCGGGAAATTCCTTATGACACAGCTTTAGAAGGTTCATCCAAAGTTTTAGTTGTTAAAGAGCAAGATTTGCCCTTCACGGTTGACCCAAAAGGGATTTTCAAAATTGCCCTTGACCGCCAAGAAAATCTCATAGTTGCATTGCATTTTAAATCCTTCGAAGCCGAAAAACCCTCAAGCATAATTAAAGGCAAAACTGCTGAGTCAGTGTTGGGGAAGATTTTGGCGTTGGAGCTTGTTTCGCAGTTTGGGCATGTAGCGTATTTGGGGCGCGAGTTGGGTTTGGCTGAGGTTGCGTTGATTACTGGGAAGGAGTATTTGCAGGATGGCGGCTTGTTTAGGGCTTGTGGTTCTTGA
- a CDS encoding ATP-binding protein — MVSSSDDYYSIIQEKDLQSTNSQSESRTSNQLNNYTLDLEQLVKKQKKQLKEAERMAAIGQTAGMIGHDIRNPLQAILNELYLAKSQALEISNGEVKNSIQESMLFIEEQIAYINKIVCDLQDYARPLKPEIKENIIQNLIQDAICTITIPKSIRIKVASDKHMQTVKLDDFFTKRVLVNLLTNAIQAMPNGGIITIKTFPHANNAIITVEDTGVGIPDEVRHKIFTPLFTTKSKGQGFGLAVAKRLIEVQGGTINFESEKGKGTKFIICFPVHRVKNRTLLDYTPTLI, encoded by the coding sequence TTGGTTTCTTCTTCTGATGATTATTATTCAATTATTCAAGAAAAGGATTTACAAAGCACCAATAGCCAATCAGAAAGTAGAACAAGCAACCAACTAAACAACTACACATTAGACCTTGAACAACTAGTTAAGAAACAGAAAAAACAGCTAAAAGAAGCAGAACGCATGGCAGCAATTGGGCAAACCGCAGGCATGATTGGACACGACATCCGCAACCCCTTGCAGGCAATCTTAAACGAGCTGTACCTTGCAAAAAGTCAAGCCTTAGAAATATCTAACGGGGAAGTCAAGAATTCAATACAAGAAAGCATGCTCTTTATTGAAGAGCAGATAGCATACATCAACAAGATAGTCTGCGACCTGCAAGATTACGCTCGACCCCTAAAACCTGAAATAAAAGAAAACATCATCCAAAACTTAATCCAAGACGCAATATGCACAATCACAATCCCCAAAAGCATCCGAATCAAAGTAGCCTCAGATAAACACATGCAAACCGTCAAACTAGACGATTTTTTTACAAAACGTGTACTGGTAAACTTGTTGACAAACGCGATTCAAGCCATGCCAAACGGGGGAATCATAACCATAAAGACTTTCCCTCATGCAAACAATGCAATAATTACTGTGGAAGATACGGGCGTTGGGATACCTGATGAAGTGAGACATAAAATTTTCACTCCACTTTTCACCACGAAATCTAAAGGGCAGGGATTTGGTTTGGCTGTGGCTAAACGGTTAATTGAAGTTCAAGGGGGAACCATCAATTTTGAAAGCGAAAAAGGCAAAGGCACAAAATTCATAATCTGCTTCCCAGTGCACAGAGTGAAAAACAGAACCTTGCTGGATTATACACCCACATTAATCTAA
- a CDS encoding dihydroorotate dehydrogenase, protein MESNPLSINIAGIKLDNPTMLASGVLGYSAESFKRVIKGGAGAVVTKSVGLEPRVGYPNPTVVQTESGIINAMGLPNPGINYFTEEIKFTKTIMHEPLIVSVFGYSAEEYAEVAKKAVEAGADAVELNVSCPHVKQTGSEIGTNPKILREVVSAVKAQIKAPLIVKLSPNVSDITEIAQVAVKAGADALTAVNTLKAIAIETETQLPILSNIRGGLSGPAMKPVALRCVYDIAEKVDVPIVGCGGVSDWRDAVEFFLAGASAVQVGTAIATEDVAVFKNITRGVESYLRKKHARSVQDIVGLSHRK, encoded by the coding sequence TTGGAGAGTAACCCTTTAAGCATAAACATCGCAGGCATAAAGCTTGACAACCCAACAATGCTTGCCTCAGGCGTACTTGGGTACTCAGCGGAATCATTTAAACGCGTCATTAAAGGTGGCGCTGGTGCAGTAGTTACAAAATCCGTTGGGCTCGAGCCACGCGTAGGCTACCCTAATCCTACAGTGGTACAGACAGAAAGTGGCATAATCAATGCCATGGGACTCCCAAATCCTGGAATCAACTATTTTACTGAAGAAATCAAATTCACAAAAACCATTATGCACGAACCCCTAATTGTAAGCGTGTTTGGTTACTCAGCTGAGGAATATGCGGAGGTCGCCAAAAAAGCTGTTGAAGCAGGCGCAGACGCTGTGGAACTAAACGTTTCCTGCCCACACGTAAAGCAAACAGGCTCAGAAATCGGAACTAACCCCAAAATCCTCCGCGAAGTGGTCAGTGCAGTTAAAGCACAAATAAAAGCCCCCCTTATCGTAAAGCTTTCCCCAAACGTTTCCGACATCACCGAAATCGCCCAAGTTGCCGTAAAAGCAGGCGCAGACGCACTCACAGCCGTAAACACACTCAAAGCCATAGCAATCGAGACAGAAACCCAGTTGCCCATCCTAAGCAACATCCGTGGTGGCTTATCAGGACCCGCAATGAAACCTGTGGCGCTTCGTTGTGTGTATGATATTGCTGAAAAAGTTGATGTGCCCATTGTTGGCTGTGGTGGCGTATCGGATTGGCGTGATGCTGTGGAGTTCTTTTTGGCTGGGGCGTCTGCGGTTCAGGTAGGTACTGCGATTGCAACGGAGGATGTTGCAGTTTTCAAAAATATTACTCGTGGAGTAGAATCATACTTGAGAAAAAAACATGCAAGGAGCGTACAAGATATTGTCGGCTTGTCCCACCGCAAATAA
- a CDS encoding dihydroorotate dehydrogenase electron transfer subunit, translating to MSACPTANNTLRVNQIVRIETESPSVKTFIMPDKLCTKAKPGQFIMLWIPGIDEIPLSIQNVENGLVTVAVKAVGDATRHMHNLEAGATVGMRGPFGTSFTQSRGRVLLVGGGTGTAPLLFLAKQLQEKTEKLAFVTGAKTKNELLFIDELNGVCNEKSLITTTDDGTYGLQCMVTEPLAKLLDHEKFDMIYTCGPEVMVKKIFELTEHRKLPLEASLERLMRCGIGLCGSCVIGKYRVCRDGPVFTAAQLREIKDELGISKIGFDGSRIPI from the coding sequence TTGTCGGCTTGTCCCACCGCAAATAACACCCTAAGAGTAAACCAAATCGTCAGAATCGAAACAGAGAGCCCCTCAGTGAAAACCTTCATCATGCCAGACAAACTCTGCACCAAAGCCAAACCCGGACAATTCATCATGCTCTGGATACCCGGCATAGACGAAATCCCCCTAAGCATCCAAAACGTAGAAAACGGGCTGGTTACCGTAGCAGTAAAAGCCGTAGGTGACGCAACACGACACATGCACAACCTTGAAGCAGGCGCAACCGTGGGCATGCGAGGACCCTTCGGAACAAGTTTCACGCAGAGCCGCGGCAGAGTGCTCCTTGTTGGAGGCGGAACAGGAACCGCGCCACTCCTATTTCTGGCAAAACAACTCCAAGAAAAAACCGAAAAACTCGCCTTCGTAACAGGCGCCAAAACAAAAAATGAACTCCTCTTCATTGACGAATTAAATGGTGTGTGTAACGAAAAAAGCCTAATCACAACCACTGACGATGGCACCTATGGACTGCAATGCATGGTCACTGAGCCATTGGCTAAATTGCTTGACCACGAAAAATTTGACATGATTTACACTTGCGGTCCCGAAGTTATGGTGAAGAAAATCTTTGAGTTAACCGAGCATCGCAAGTTGCCCCTGGAAGCCAGCCTTGAACGATTAATGCGTTGTGGGATTGGATTGTGTGGTAGCTGCGTGATTGGCAAGTACCGCGTGTGCAGGGATGGACCTGTTTTTACGGCGGCTCAGCTTCGTGAGATTAAGGATGAGTTGGGAATTTCTAAAATAGGCTTTGATGGCTCAAGAATCCCCATCTAA
- a CDS encoding DNA-binding protein, whose protein sequence is MDIKDLRDGMKKVDVQATVVEKGNPREVKSRYSDDLLKVADSQIADETGSIKLTLGNEQIDQVAVGDTIKIENGYITSFKSEIQLNIGKFGKMTKV, encoded by the coding sequence TTGGATATTAAAGATTTAAGAGATGGAATGAAAAAGGTTGACGTGCAAGCAACAGTGGTTGAAAAAGGCAACCCCCGAGAAGTTAAATCCAGATACAGCGATGACCTTCTAAAAGTTGCTGATTCACAAATAGCAGATGAAACAGGAAGCATCAAACTAACGTTAGGGAATGAACAAATCGACCAAGTTGCAGTTGGAGACACCATAAAAATAGAAAACGGCTACATAACAAGCTTTAAAAGCGAAATCCAACTCAACATTGGAAAATTCGGCAAAATGACCAAAGTCTAA
- a CDS encoding 2-oxoacid:ferredoxin oxidoreductase subunit beta: MADYKNDVYPDWCPGCGDFGILSALHMALAELNLENHQVVVVSGVGNSSKTPHFIKANGVHTLHGRILPFAMGIKVANPNLEVVCVGGDGDGLGIGAGHFVNAGRRNLDLTYLVYNNGVYGLTKGQASPTLQLGMQTKSLPNPNINEAVNPVALAVTAGYTFVARSYAFDVMHLKETIKQAIAHKGLALVECLQPCPTYNDINTKDWYAGLDRKDAEGKPQPRLYKLEQEGFDPEVHSETEIFQKKTAALNKAREWGDHIPIGVFYKNPFEPTFQQRIINRIPFYLENPPAKQGLKDENGYSTVDLLEFFNDLKTS, from the coding sequence ATGGCAGATTATAAAAACGATGTTTACCCCGATTGGTGCCCCGGATGCGGCGACTTTGGAATCCTTAGCGCACTACACATGGCTTTAGCTGAGCTTAACCTTGAAAATCATCAGGTTGTGGTGGTTTCAGGCGTAGGCAACTCAAGCAAAACTCCCCATTTTATTAAAGCCAACGGTGTCCATACGCTACACGGGCGGATTTTGCCGTTTGCTATGGGCATAAAAGTTGCCAATCCAAACCTTGAAGTTGTCTGCGTCGGCGGTGACGGTGATGGTCTGGGAATCGGCGCGGGGCACTTTGTGAATGCTGGTAGAAGAAACCTTGACTTGACCTATCTGGTTTACAATAACGGCGTTTACGGTTTAACTAAAGGGCAAGCTTCACCGACACTGCAACTGGGAATGCAAACCAAATCATTACCTAACCCAAACATTAACGAAGCAGTAAACCCCGTAGCGTTAGCGGTTACGGCAGGTTATACGTTTGTTGCCCGTTCATACGCCTTTGACGTGATGCACCTAAAAGAAACCATCAAACAAGCAATAGCCCACAAGGGGTTGGCTCTAGTTGAGTGTTTGCAGCCTTGCCCAACCTATAACGACATTAACACTAAGGACTGGTACGCTGGATTAGACCGCAAAGACGCCGAAGGCAAACCACAACCACGACTCTACAAGCTTGAGCAGGAAGGGTTTGACCCCGAAGTTCACAGCGAGACAGAGATTTTCCAAAAGAAAACCGCTGCTCTTAACAAAGCTCGGGAATGGGGCGACCATATCCCAATCGGCGTATTTTATAAGAATCCGTTTGAACCGACTTTTCAGCAGCGCATAATCAACAGAATTCCCTTCTATTTAGAGAATCCACCCGCTAAACAGGGCTTAAAAGATGAAAATGGGTACTCGACGGTTGATTTGTTGGAGTTTTTTAATGATTTAAAAACAAGTTAA
- a CDS encoding 2-oxoacid:ferredoxin oxidoreductase subunit alpha, with product MVVESLNWMAGGPQGSGVDTAANIFGRACGYGGLWVYGRREYHSNIKTMHSYFHQRVCKQQILANVADVDLLAAFDAETVVRHITEVVAGGGVIVDSRFLETNVLTGIPTFGPDYKDYLQGFMAENGVGETINDFLNYAKQKGVQIFPVPYMDLLKQVGEKLQIEKISTLTKMINVLTIGISFALLKYPRKLVEQAVHATFKPKIAEMNITALNVAYDYAQKTFQGSFKHKLENIGASEPRLFLTGNQAVAMGKVLGGCRVQTYYPITPAADESEYLEAHELLKTRIGQESVIVIQTEDEIAAINSASGACLAGARAATSTSGPGFSLMAEGLSWAGNNEVPVVVTMYQRGGPATGLPTRHSQQDLRFAMHTGHGEFGRIILASGDIAECFFDAAEVFNLAEKYQMPTIHLLDKAMANCSQTYPNFDYSKIKIDRGQIVTEQDLEGKQYKRFLFTESGVSPRAFLGTENAVHWHAGDEHNELGNICEEPFIRTKMMEKRLKKMDLIEREVPDSFKANFFGDENAENIVISWGSPKGAIIEAIERLRAEGFGFGFVQVRMILPFPSNYITKMLRCKKHIIDIEDNATAQLASVVAEKTAVKPNFTVLKYSGRPMTTTEVYCALKNIVTGKAKERQVLMDGA from the coding sequence ATGGTAGTTGAGAGTTTAAACTGGATGGCAGGTGGACCACAAGGCAGCGGCGTTGACACGGCAGCCAACATTTTTGGACGTGCATGCGGCTACGGTGGCTTGTGGGTTTACGGCAGACGTGAATATCACTCAAACATCAAAACAATGCACAGTTATTTTCATCAGCGCGTGTGTAAGCAGCAGATTTTAGCGAATGTTGCGGATGTGGATTTGCTGGCGGCTTTTGATGCTGAAACAGTTGTGCGGCATATCACTGAGGTGGTTGCAGGTGGCGGCGTGATTGTTGATTCCCGCTTTTTAGAAACTAATGTTTTAACAGGGATTCCAACGTTTGGTCCAGACTATAAAGATTACTTGCAAGGGTTCATGGCGGAAAACGGCGTAGGCGAAACCATAAACGACTTCCTCAATTACGCCAAGCAGAAAGGCGTCCAGATCTTCCCTGTTCCTTACATGGACTTGCTAAAGCAAGTGGGCGAGAAACTGCAAATCGAAAAAATCAGCACACTTACCAAAATGATAAACGTCCTAACAATCGGCATCTCCTTTGCACTGCTAAAATACCCCCGTAAACTGGTAGAGCAAGCAGTCCACGCCACTTTCAAACCAAAAATCGCCGAAATGAACATAACCGCCCTAAACGTCGCCTACGATTATGCCCAAAAAACCTTCCAGGGCAGTTTCAAGCATAAACTGGAAAACATCGGCGCCAGCGAGCCGCGACTTTTCCTTACAGGAAATCAAGCTGTAGCGATGGGCAAAGTATTGGGGGGTTGTAGAGTACAAACCTATTATCCGATTACGCCAGCAGCGGACGAGAGTGAATACCTTGAAGCCCACGAACTACTAAAAACCCGCATTGGGCAGGAATCAGTTATTGTGATTCAAACCGAGGACGAAATCGCCGCCATAAACTCTGCCTCGGGTGCGTGTTTAGCGGGGGCAAGAGCTGCCACGAGCACTTCTGGTCCCGGGTTTAGTTTGATGGCTGAGGGGTTGAGCTGGGCTGGAAACAATGAGGTTCCCGTTGTTGTGACGATGTATCAGCGTGGTGGACCTGCAACTGGATTGCCCACTCGGCATAGTCAGCAGGATTTACGGTTTGCCATGCATACGGGACACGGCGAGTTTGGCAGAATCATTTTAGCATCAGGCGATATTGCTGAATGCTTTTTTGATGCTGCTGAAGTTTTTAATTTGGCAGAAAAGTATCAGATGCCCACGATTCACCTTCTGGATAAAGCTATGGCCAACTGCAGCCAAACATACCCCAACTTTGACTACTCCAAAATCAAAATTGACCGTGGACAAATCGTAACCGAGCAAGACTTGGAGGGTAAGCAGTACAAGCGGTTCTTGTTTACCGAAAGCGGGGTTTCTCCACGGGCGTTTTTGGGTACAGAAAATGCGGTACATTGGCATGCTGGTGATGAGCATAACGAGTTGGGTAACATCTGCGAGGAACCCTTCATCAGGACTAAAATGATGGAGAAGCGGCTTAAAAAAATGGATTTAATTGAGCGTGAGGTGCCTGATTCATTTAAGGCTAACTTTTTTGGAGACGAAAACGCTGAGAACATTGTGATTAGTTGGGGCTCACCAAAAGGTGCAATTATTGAGGCTATAGAGCGGTTAAGAGCTGAGGGTTTTGGGTTTGGGTTTGTGCAGGTTCGCATGATTCTTCCCTTCCCCTCAAACTACATTACCAAGATGCTTAGATGCAAAAAACACATAATCGACATAGAAGACAACGCAACCGCCCAGCTTGCAAGCGTAGTGGCTGAGAAAACTGCGGTTAAACCCAACTTTACTGTGCTAAAATACAGTGGTAGACCCATGACGACAACTGAGGTTTACTGTGCCCTAAAAAATATAGTAACAGGAAAAGCAAAAGAGCGACAAGTGTTAATGGATGGAGCATAA